The window TTCAGCGCCGCTGCATATATCCAAGCAATACGGCTTTAGCTTTTTGGCGAAAAGAATGTTGTCAATATTAATCCCGCCCGCCAAAAATGTTTTGCCCAAATCAAAATTAATTAGTCCCCAATCAAAGCTTTGGCCGCTGCCGCCATAACGGTTATCCAGCAAGATATAGTCGCTTTTTAAAAGTTCGGGCATTCGGTCTTTTATTTTATACGCCTTGATTACGGGAAGCCCCAGCTTTTTTACTTGGTCTATATAATCTTGGTCTTCCTCGCCGTGCAGTTGGACCAAATCTATAATCCCTTCCTTACAAACCTCTTCTATCTTGGCGATCTCGGCGTTTTGAAAAACCCCGACAGCTTTGATTTTTTGGTCCAATCTTGCCCTTAACTTTTGTGCTTGTTCGGGTTTTATCGCCCTTTTGGATACGGGCGCAAAATTAAATCCTATATAA is drawn from Clostridiales bacterium and contains these coding sequences:
- a CDS encoding phosphoribosylanthranilate isomerase, coding for MCRIKICGLKTQEDIDIVNQYLPDYIGFNFAPVSKRAIKPEQAQKLRARLDQKIKAVGVFQNAEIAKIEEVCKEGIIDLVQLHGEEDQDYIDQVKKLGLPVIKAYKIKDRMPELLKSDYILLDNRYGGSGQSFDWGLINFDLGKTFLAGGINIDNILFAKKLKPYCLDICSGAETNDKKDKTKIKQLIKAVRNG